A stretch of Christensenellaceae bacterium DNA encodes these proteins:
- a CDS encoding iron-sulfur-binding protein: protein MDYKKFFGDRFIDVYGSGVLPDELRIYENLGNAISFAVRLSDEVIDEIADGPTKTYFHHYETCNAYLDQTAFLLAQAIMREGFRAAAIPASQAVSGDGYKGALSHKAVARICGLGGIGDNDLFLTDEYGCRVRLGTVLTDMPVEKSEAAENPCIHCGACIAACPCGALSGKPWREDIAVDEILDIRKCHMHMKETYQNIGNKAVCGICMSVCPVGKRG from the coding sequence GTGGATTATAAAAAATTTTTCGGCGATCGGTTTATCGATGTATACGGAAGCGGGGTCCTGCCGGACGAGCTGCGGATATACGAAAACCTGGGGAACGCGATCTCCTTTGCGGTCCGTTTGTCAGACGAGGTGATTGACGAAATCGCGGACGGGCCGACAAAAACATATTTCCATCATTATGAGACATGCAACGCTTATCTGGACCAGACTGCTTTTTTACTGGCGCAGGCGATCATGCGGGAGGGCTTTCGGGCGGCTGCGATACCGGCCTCGCAGGCTGTAAGCGGGGATGGATACAAGGGGGCGCTTTCGCACAAAGCGGTAGCGCGCATATGCGGCCTCGGCGGAATTGGCGACAACGACCTGTTTTTGACTGATGAATATGGATGCAGGGTACGGCTGGGTACCGTTCTTACGGATATGCCGGTGGAAAAAAGTGAAGCGGCGGAAAATCCGTGCATACATTGCGGCGCATGTATCGCGGCGTGTCCGTGCGGCGCGTTGAGCGGGAAACCGTGGCGTGAAGATATAGCGGTTGATGAAATATTGGATATACGCAAATGCCATATGCATATGAAAGAGACGTACCAGAATATCGGAAATAAAGCGGTGTGCGGCATTTGTATGTCCGTATG